Proteins encoded by one window of Haladaptatus sp. ZSTT2:
- a CDS encoding tripartite tricarboxylate transporter substrate-binding protein: MTMRDETKPRSSDYNRRTFLKATGAIGATMAIAGCTGDGGNGGDGGDGGNGGDDGNGGNGGDGGDGGNGGGEEYPSSEITMVVPFGAGGGTDTQYRGIKQYFEDELGVQTVVDNRPGASGRQGMNYMYQQDPDGYTLGCISVPTGVLGAAIYDTQYKMSDITTIGIPSAQYFAWVSESGRFESLEAFVDFLLNSDTVKVGTVGQGSSNHFGALATLDAMGVDVANTVQSVPYDSGAEVGTAVARGDVDFGTAGETGVTGLVEDGRLDVMFIDRPEASPLFPDAPTVSEMSEATGSEIPVIALQLGVFGPPGIEDAKISKLEESLTAAAQTDEYKSWAEGQGLSVVGAGSQELRDQIDQLEEAAQRYKELTQ, translated from the coding sequence ATGACCATGAGAGATGAAACCAAACCACGTAGTTCGGACTACAACCGACGGACATTCCTGAAAGCAACCGGGGCAATCGGCGCCACGATGGCCATCGCAGGCTGCACGGGCGACGGCGGCAACGGCGGCGACGGCGGCGACGGCGGAAACGGCGGCGACGACGGCAACGGCGGAAACGGCGGTGACGGTGGCGACGGCGGCAACGGCGGCGGCGAAGAGTACCCATCGAGCGAAATCACGATGGTAGTTCCGTTCGGTGCGGGTGGCGGGACAGACACACAGTATCGAGGTATCAAACAGTACTTCGAGGACGAACTCGGCGTCCAGACCGTCGTCGACAATCGTCCCGGTGCAAGTGGGCGACAGGGTATGAACTACATGTACCAACAGGACCCCGATGGCTACACCCTCGGGTGTATCTCCGTCCCAACGGGTGTTCTCGGTGCGGCGATTTACGACACGCAGTACAAGATGTCGGACATCACCACCATCGGGATCCCATCCGCGCAGTACTTCGCGTGGGTGTCCGAGAGCGGCCGCTTCGAGTCACTCGAAGCGTTCGTTGACTTCCTCCTGAACTCCGATACCGTAAAAGTCGGCACCGTTGGACAGGGGAGTTCGAACCACTTCGGCGCACTCGCAACGCTCGACGCGATGGGCGTAGATGTAGCAAACACGGTCCAATCCGTGCCCTACGACTCTGGTGCCGAAGTCGGGACCGCGGTTGCCCGTGGTGACGTCGACTTCGGGACGGCGGGCGAAACCGGTGTGACCGGCCTCGTCGAAGACGGCCGCCTCGACGTGATGTTCATCGACCGCCCAGAGGCGAGTCCGTTGTTCCCAGACGCCCCAACCGTCTCCGAGATGAGCGAGGCAACCGGCTCTGAGATCCCAGTCATCGCACTGCAACTCGGTGTGTTCGGCCCGCCGGGTATCGAAGATGCGAAAATTTCGAAGCTCGAAGAGTCGCTCACCGCCGCGGCGCAGACGGATGAGTACAAGTCGTGGGCAGAAGGCCAAGGGCTCTCCGTGGTTGGCGCAGGCTCTCAAGAGCTGCGTGACCAAATCGACCAACTCGAAGAAGCCGCACAGCGCTACAAAGAACTGACCCAGTAA
- a CDS encoding MFS transporter has protein sequence MQREDSSLQGGPDRLVIGLVSGGHFLAHFYALAFPPLFPLLIDEFALSNTELGLLMSVMALSTFILQIPVGVLVDKVGAKRVFIVGLVLVGGGTMLAGLAGSYLYLLAAVFVVGIGQSAFHPADFALLDAATTGGAEGKSFAFHTFSGYTGFAVAPFVVGGLGVTLGWQPALLIVGAVGVVYALVSQLSMRPLYRLRMAGAKAETESSGPTESRFAAVTKLPILLLFAFFITVTMANKGVHTFTGVFLLSEFSLDEFVGNAALTSYFTLTAIGVLVGGALADRYRATTVIATVLVLAGLSTFATVAGVLPMTAEVAVALFAVVGLFYGLALPSRDRLINSFSTDSTTGQSFGFVYTGLPLGAMVSPVVLGVVIDFWDAKLAFAAIGALFLLSSAIGVISGMKYVTRSTTRAAVKNTE, from the coding sequence GGTGGGCACTTTCTTGCGCACTTCTACGCCCTCGCGTTTCCACCACTGTTTCCACTGCTTATCGACGAATTTGCGCTTTCGAACACCGAACTCGGGCTGTTGATGTCGGTGATGGCACTTTCGACGTTCATCCTCCAGATTCCCGTTGGCGTACTCGTAGACAAAGTCGGTGCGAAGCGCGTGTTCATCGTGGGGCTCGTGCTTGTGGGCGGCGGAACAATGCTCGCGGGACTGGCGGGGTCGTACCTGTACTTGCTCGCGGCGGTGTTCGTCGTCGGCATCGGGCAGTCTGCGTTCCACCCAGCAGACTTCGCGCTCCTCGACGCGGCGACCACCGGCGGGGCAGAGGGCAAGAGTTTCGCTTTCCACACCTTCTCTGGCTACACCGGCTTCGCGGTCGCACCGTTCGTCGTCGGGGGGCTTGGCGTCACCCTCGGGTGGCAACCGGCGTTGCTCATCGTCGGCGCGGTCGGTGTCGTCTACGCGCTTGTCTCACAGCTGTCGATGCGCCCGCTCTATCGCCTGCGAATGGCAGGCGCAAAAGCGGAGACGGAGTCGAGCGGCCCGACCGAGTCGCGGTTTGCGGCCGTGACGAAACTCCCCATCCTCCTCCTGTTCGCCTTTTTCATCACCGTCACGATGGCGAACAAGGGCGTCCATACGTTCACCGGGGTGTTCTTGCTGAGCGAGTTCAGCCTCGATGAGTTCGTCGGAAACGCTGCGCTCACGAGTTACTTTACGCTTACGGCGATTGGCGTCCTCGTCGGTGGCGCGCTCGCAGACCGGTATCGAGCAACCACCGTGATTGCGACCGTGCTCGTGTTGGCCGGGCTTTCGACGTTCGCCACAGTCGCGGGCGTCCTCCCGATGACCGCCGAGGTTGCAGTCGCGCTGTTCGCCGTCGTTGGCCTGTTCTACGGGCTTGCCCTCCCATCGCGCGACCGCCTCATCAACTCGTTTTCGACCGACAGCACCACCGGGCAGAGCTTCGGATTCGTCTACACCGGCCTCCCGCTTGGGGCGATGGTGAGTCCGGTTGTCCTCGGCGTCGTCATCGACTTCTGGGATGCGAAACTCGCGTTCGCGGCGATTGGCGCGCTGTTCTTGCTGAGTAGCGCGATTGGCGTCATCTCCGGGATGAAGTACGTCACGCGGAGTACGACCCGGGCTGCGGTGAAAAACACGGAATGA